A genomic stretch from Setaria viridis chromosome 1, Setaria_viridis_v4.0, whole genome shotgun sequence includes:
- the LOC117861477 gene encoding UDP-glycosyltransferase 82A1: MGAEPELVPVRPEAAVILVPFPAQGHVSPMLRLARALAARGVAATVAVPDFVHRRIVSACDQAGCGDGVGVELASIDSGVRDDGEGEPPGFASFVHTMEHRMPASLEEMLMTTRRDVGCLIADVLASWAVPVAARCGVPAVGFWPAMLATYRVVAAIPELIDKGLISDSGIPISTKRLNNGEQKVNGDHQIGDGLHVLPGELELSTAELPWLVGDAACLKSRFAYWLWIMERAKGLRAILVNTFPAEAVAGDDSAKHLHASQAPQILQVGPLPTNGSFSCGTKDDLLRDDSPPVKNPSMWQADETCMEWLDQQRAGSVIYVSFGSWVPSIGRDAINELALGLEATGRPFMWALKDEPSWREGLPNQYAEAVAGRGKIVDWAPQEDVLRHRALGCYLTHCGWNSTLEAIQHGVRLLCYPVSGDQFINCAYIVKMWQTGIRLSSTKRSVVEDCVERIMEGEEGRRMQDKVVVLRQRVMMGEARCAAKRNLDSFVDGITRGDFVLGQL, translated from the exons ATGGGCGCTGAGCCAGAGCTCGTGCCCGTCCGCCCCGAGGCCGCCGTCATCCTCGTGCCGTTCCCCGCGCAGGGCCACGTCTCCCCGATGCTCCGCCTGGcgcgcgccctcgccgcgcgcggcgTCGCGGCCACCGTCGCCGTGCCCGACTTCGTCCACCGCCGCATCGTCAGCGCCTGCGACCAGGCCGGCTGCGGAGACGGCGTCGGCGTGGAGCTCGCGTCCATCGACAGCGGCGTGCGGGACGACGGCGAAGGCGAGCCCCCGGGCTTCGCCAGCTTCGTGCACACCATGGAGCACCGCATGCCCGCCAGCCTGGAGGAGATGCTGATGACGACTCGCCGCGACGTGGGGTGCCTCATCGCCGACGTCCTGGCGTCGTGGGcggtccccgtcgccgcccggtgCGGCGTGCCGGCCGTGGGCTTCTGGCCGGCGATGCTGGCGACCTACCGCGTCGTGGCGGCCATCCCGGAGCTCATCGACAAGGGGTTGATCTCAGATTCCG GCATTCCCATATCGACCAAAAGATTAAACAATGGCGAACAGAAAGTAAACGGAGACCACCAGATTGGCGACGGCCTCCACGTATTGCCTGGAGAGCTAGAGCTGAGTACGGCAGAACTGCCGTGGCTCGTGGGCGACGCAGCGTGCCTGAAATCAAGATTCGCCTACTGGCTCTGGATCATGGAGCGCGCAAAGGGCCTCCGCGCCATCCTCGTCAACACCTTCCCCGCTGAAGCTGTCGCCGGCGACGACTCTGCCAAGCACCTTCATGCGTCACAGGCTCCGCAGATCCTCCAAGTCGGACCATTGCCAACAAATGGCAGCTTCAGTTGCGGCACCAAAGACGATCTGCTGCGTGATGACTCGCCACCCGTCAAGAACCCTAGCATGTGGCAAGCGGACGAGACCTGCATGGAGTGGCTAGACCAGCAGCGTGCGGGGTCGGTGATCTACGTCTCGTTCGGAAGCTGGGTCCCGTCGATCGGGCGAGACGCGATCAACGAGCTCGCGCTGGGTCTGGAGGCCACCGGCCGGCCGTTCATGTGGGCGCTCAAAGACGAGCCGTCGTGGCGAGAAGGCCTCCCCAACCAGTACGCGGAGGCGGTCGCCGGCCGTGGCAAGATCGTCGATTGGGCGCCGCAAGAAGACGTCCTCCGACACAGGGCTCTCGGGTGCTAcctgacgcactgcgggtggaactccacGCTGGAGGCCATACAGCATGGGGTGCGCCTGCTGTGTTACCCTGTGTCCGGCGATCAGTTCATCAACTGCGCTTACATCGTCAAGATGTGGCAGACGGGAATCAGGCTTTCGAGCACGAAGAGAAGTGTCGTGGAAGATTGTGTCGAGAGGATcatggaaggagaagagggAAGGCGTATGCAGGACAAGGTTGTGGTGTTGAGGCAAAGAGTCATGATGGGTGAGGCGAGATGCGCGGCGAAGAGAAACCTAGACTCTTTTGTGGATGGAATCACGAGAGGTGACTTTGTGTTAGGGcaattataa
- the LOC117863479 gene encoding uncharacterized protein, translating into MTPSSALALAHIAAASPLPASSPRPSPRPGSLSLGPGSAGLGPRRLVVAAPPRAFFSSSPYQPPQPEGFSPHREYGLVPMVIETTSRGERAYDIFSRLLKERIVCIHGPIADDTASLVVAQLLFLESENPLKPVHLYINSPGGVVTAGLAIYDTMQYIRCPVTTLCIGQAASMGSLLLAAGAPGERRALPNARVMIHQPSGGAQGQATDIAIQAKEILKMRDRLNKIYQKHTRQPIDKIEQCMERDLFMDPEEARDWGLIDEVIENRPASLMTEGLGGGGLDVPNLGGGGGGGGRGRDVEEPSAV; encoded by the coding sequence atgacgccctcctccgccctcgccctcgcccacatcgccgcggcctccccgctcccggcctcctcgccgcggccctCGCCCCGGCCCGGCTCGCTGAGCCTGGGCCCGGGCTCCGCCGGGCTCGGGCCGCGCCGGCTCGTCGTGGCGGCGCCCCCGCGGGCgttcttctcctcgtcgccctACCAGCCGCCCCAGCCGGAGGGGTTCTCGCCGCACCGCGAGTACGGCCTCGTCCCCATGGTCATCGAGACCACCTCCCGCGGGGAGCGCGCCTACGACATCTTCTCGCGCCTCCTCAAGGAGCGCATCGTCTGCATCCACGGCCCAATCGCCGACGACACCGCCTCGCTCGTCGTCGCGCAGCTCCTCTTCCTCGAGTCCGAGAACCCGCTCAAGCCCGTCCACCTCTACATCAACTCACCGGGGGGCGTCGTCACCGCCGGGCTCGCCATCTACGACACCATGCAGTACATCCGCTGCCCCGTCACCACGCTCTGCATCGGCCAGGCCGCCTCCATGGGCTCGCTCCTCCTCGCGGCCGGGGCGCCAGGTGAGAGGCGCGCCCTGCCCAACGCCAGGGTCATGATCCACCAGCCCTCTGGTGGCGCGCAGGGGCAGGCCACCGACATCGCCATCCAGGCCAAGGAGATCCTCAAGATGCGCGACCGGCTCAACAAGATCTACCAGAAGCACACGCGCCAGCCCATCGATAAGATCGAGCAGTGCATGGAGAGGGACCTGTTCATGGACCCCGAGGAGGCGCGCGACTGGGGCCTCATCGACGAGGTCATCGAGAACCGGCCCGCCTCGCTCATGACCGAAGGACTCGGTGGAGGCGGCCTCGATGTGCCcaacctcggcggcggcggcggcggcggcggacggggaaGGGATGTTGAGGAGCCCTCTGCGGTGTGA
- the LOC117838652 gene encoding uncharacterized protein, which produces MAFLFNKFQEAVRTLAKNPMFARDPRHLQFEADVNRLFLYTSYYRLGENAEEKDAEEIIDLASKASVTDQQKQVQDNVHYQLSDICQTMDSILRPHVTNDPSNNPSEAESHSRRSGLSFAVGGAASANKQSAAIPATRPLTRAELSNKFRDHFGYTLDIRPSGIPHKDAGQGLFLSGEANVGAVLAIYPGVIYSPAYYRYIPGYPRIDACNNYLITRYDGTIIDAKPWCLGGETRELWDGSDLVDYNAVPPKGSENNSDRVWRMLSKPLEKSVRESFGEVLERRNPLAFGHFANHPPKGSSPNVMICPYDFPLTEKEMRVHIPNVTFGGEEPIKMKRFGSFYFKSGSSDNQAGDSLVLKTLVLVSTRSIHDEELFLNYRYSNSKRRPEWYSPVDEEEDKRRWG; this is translated from the exons ATGGCTTTCCTCTTCAACAAGTTCCAGGAG GCGGTCAGAACACTTGCTAAGAACCCCATGTTTGCTCGTGATCCAAGGCATCTTCAATTTGAAGCTGATGTAAACCGTTTGTTTCTCTATACAAG CTATTATCGTCTGGGGGAGAATGCTGAAGAGAAGGATGCGGAGGAGATTATTGACTTGGCTAGCAAAGCATCTGTTACTGACCAGCAGAAACAAGTGCAGGATAATGTTCATTATCAACTTAGTGATATATGCCAAACAATGGATAGCATTCTTCGTCCTCATGTAACAAATGATCCATCGAATAATCCTTCAGAAGCAGAGAGCCATTCTCGGCGTAGTGGATTGAGTTTTGCTGTTGGCGGAGCTGCATCTGCAAACAAGCAAAG TGCAGCTATCCCTGCTACACGGCCTTTAACTCGAGCAGAACTGTCAAATAAATTCAGGGATCATTTTGGGTACACCCTTGACATCAGACCATCTGGAATTCCTCACAAAGATGCAGGCCAAGGTCTGTTCTTATCTGGAGAAGCAAATGTTGGTGCTGTCCTGGCCATCTATCCTGGTGTTATATATTCACCTGCTTATTATCGATATATACCTGGATACCCAAGAATTGATGCATGCAACAACTATCTGATCACAAGATACGATGGAACAATAATTGATGCAAAACCATGGTGTTTGGGTGGTGAAACAAGAGAATTATGGGATGGTTCAGATTTGGTGGACTACAATGCTGTACCACCTAAAGGCTCAGAGAACAACTCTGATCGGGTGTGGAGAATGCTTAGCAAGCCTCTAGAGAAAAGTGTGAGGGAAAGTTTCGGTGAAGTGCTTGAACGACGAAATCCCCTTGCTTTTGGTCATTTTGCAAATCATCCACCAAAAGGTTCAAGTCCCAATGTCATGATATGCCCATATGATTTTCCTTTGACAGAGAAGGAGATGAGAGTACACATACCTAACGTTACGTTTGGTGGTGAAGAGCCCATTAAGATGAAGAGGTTTGGCTCCTTCTATTTCAAGTCTGGAAGTTCCGATAATCAGGCTGGGGATTCTCTAGTTCTAAAGACGCTAGTATTAGTGAGTACAAGGTCCATCCATGATGAAGAGCTCTTCCTTAACTACCGTTACAGTAACTCCAAGCGTCGACCAGAATGGTATAGCCctgttgatgaagaagaggacaaGAGGAGATGGGGCTAG
- the LOC117863508 gene encoding serine carboxypeptidase-like 34, with amino-acid sequence MAPARCSLLLALALSLICFFSAAAAAAQVDAVAAAQQAADRVAGLPGQPAVGFAQYAGYVTVNETHGRALFYWFFEATAAPDKKPLVLWLNGGPGCSSIGYGEAEELGPFLVQKGKPELKWNNYSWNTEANLMFLESPVGVGFSYTNTSSDLQNLGDKITADDAYVFLLNWFKRFPQYKSHDFYIAGESYAGHYVPQLSEKIFDGNKAGPRENYINFKGLMVGNALMDDETDQTGMIDYAWDHAVISDRVYGDVKARCNFSMVKVTSACDAALQEYFAVYRLIDMYSLYTPVCTDGSGSTASRGGHRKVAVHGAAPRIFSKYRGWIMKPAGYDPCTAEYAEVYFNRPDVQAALHANVTKIGYNWTHCSDVISTWNDAAFSTLPIIRKLIAGGLKVWVFSGDTDGRIPVTATRLTLNKLGLKTVQEWTPWYDHLQVGGWTIVYEGLTFVTIRGAGHEVPMHAPRQALTLFSNFLAGTKMPPTAFP; translated from the exons ATGGCGCCCGCCCGCTGCTCCCtgctgctcgcgctcgcgctctccctcatctgcttcttctccgccgccgccgcggcggcgcaggtggacGCCGTGGCTGCGGCGCAGCAGGCGGCTGACCGCGTGGCGGGGCTCCCGGGGCAGCCGGCCGTGGGGTTCGCGCAGTACGCCGGGTACGTGACCGTGAACGAGACGCACGGCCGCGCGCTCTTCTACTGGTTCTTCgaggccaccgccgcgcccgaCAAGAAGCCGCTCGTGCTCTGGCTCAACGGCG GGCCTGGGTGCTCGTCCATCGGGTACGGAGAGGCGGAGGAGCTGGGGCCTTTCCTGGTGCAGAAGGGCAAGCCGGAGCTCAAATGGAACAACTACTCGTGGAACACAG AGGCCAACCTGATGTTCCTGGAGTCCCCGGTGGGCGTTGGGTTCTCCTACACAAACACAAGCTCCGACCTGCAGAACCTCGGCGATAAGATCACCG CTGATGACGCTTACGTATTCCTGCTCAACTGGTTCAAGAGGTTCCCGCAGTACAAGTCCCACGACTTCTACATCGCCGGCGAGAGCTACGCCG GGCACTACGTCCCGCAGCTGTCGGAGAAGATCTTCGACGGCAACAAGGCGGGCCCCAGGGAGAACTACATCAACTTCAAGGGCCTCATGGTCGGGAACGCGCTCATGGACGACGAGACGGACCAGACGGGCATGATCGACTACGCCTGGGACCACGCCGTCATCTCCGACCGGGTGTACGGCGACGTCAAGGCCCGGTGCAACTTCAGCATGGTGAAGGTGACGAGCGCCTGCGACGCCGCGCTCCAGGAGTACTTCGCCGTGTACCGCCTCATCGACATGTACAGCCTCTACACCCCCGTCTGCACCGATGGATCCGGCTCGACGGCGTCGCGCGGCGGCCACCGGAAGGTCGCCGTCCACGGCGCCGCCCCCAGGATCTTCTCCAAATAC CGTGGGTGGATCATGAAGCCGGCGGGCTACGACCCCTGCACGGCGGAGTACGCCGAGGTCTACTTCAACCGGCCCGACGTCCAGGCGGCGCTGCACGCGAACGTGACCAAGATCGGCTACAACTGGACGCATTGCAG CGACGTGATCAGCACTTGGAACGACGCCGCCTTCTCCACCCTGCCCATCATCCGCAAGCTCATCGCCGGCGGACTCAAGGTCTGGGTTTTCAGCGGCGACACCGACGGGAGGATCCCCGTGACTGCGACGAGGCTCACCCTCAACAAGCTCGGACTCAAGACCGTCCAGGAGTGGACGCCGTGGTACGACCACCTGCAG GTTGGTGGATGGACGATCGTCTACGAAGGGCTGACGTTCGTGACGATCCGCGGCGCCGGGCACGAGGTGCCTATGCACGCGCCGCGCCAGGCGCTGACGCTCTTCAGCAACTTCCTGGCCGGCACCAAGATGCCCCCGACGGCGTTCCCCTAG
- the LOC117863538 gene encoding protein PEROXIN-4 — protein sequence MQASRARLFKEYKEVQREKSADPDIQLICDDSNIFKWTALIKGPSETPFEGGVFQLAFSIPEQYPLLPPQVRFLTKIFHPNVHFKTGEICLDILKNAWSPAWTLQSVCRAIIALMAHPEPDSPLNCDSGNLLRSGDIRGYQSMARMYTRLAAMPKKG from the exons ATGCAG GCATCTAGAGCAAGGCTTTTCAAGGAGTACAAGGAGGTACAGCGAGAGAAGTCAGCTGACCCTGATATCCAATTAATCTGTGATGATTCAAACATATTCAAGTGGACTGCTCTTATCAAG GGCCCTTCTGAAACACCTTTTGAAGGTGGTGTTTTCCAACTTGCGTTTTCAATTCCAGAGCAGTACCCTCTGCTGCCTCCACAAGTTCGATTTCTGACCAAAATTTTCCACCCAAATGTGCATTTCAAG ACTGGTGAAATTTGCCTGGATATTTTGAAGAATGCATGGAGCCCTGCATGGACCCTTCAGTCTGTTTGCAGAGCAATAATTGCTCTGATGGCCCATCCTGAACCAGACAGCCCACTTAACTGTGATTCAG GCAATCTCCTAAGATCGGGTGATATCCGAGGCTATCAATCAATGGCCCGCATGTATACAAGGTTGGCGGCCATGCCAAAGAAAGGTTAG